The sequence CActgtagtgtttgtgtttttctgctgacaaacaaacggTTCGACAAcaaacagctccagctccaaaCCACCGGAGATGTCATGGGAGGGTTTGGGATTGTGTGGTTCGGATACAGCAGAAATGttaaacctctctctctctctctctctctctctctctctctctctctctctctctctctcaagacGCAGCAGATCACCCCCCAGCTGGCTCTTCAGGTCCTCCTCCAGTTTGACAAAGCCATCAACACGGCGCTCGCCAGCAGAGTCCGCAACCGGGTCAACTTCAGGGTGAGTTCTTCCTCTTGCTGTCAGGACCGGTTCCACCTCTTCGTCGGTGGTGAACTCCtgatttgacttttcacaatcgCTGTCACATGACCAGTCGTGTTTGAACTGTTGtgtgtcgccccctgcagggCTCCCTGAACACCTACAGGTTCTGTGACAACGTGTGGACATTCGTTCTGAATGACGTGGAGTTCAGAGAGGTCACCGACCTGGTGAAGGTCGACAAGGTCAAGATCGTTGCCTGTGACGGAAAGAGTGAGTCGACCCAGAACAAGAATGATAAATAAGTaagtgtaacacacacagacacgcacacaaacacacacacacctgtgaatTCACCTGAAGAGTCTCTGTTGAGTTTCTCAAACCCGCTCATTGATTCTCACAGATTCCATTCATGTCGATCGAGCAGCAGAACTAAGACGTGTAAACATTCATataaagacacaaatataaacagacACATGACACGTGCCCACAATATATCTATATTCTGCACATCAGTTCCCACAATTTGAAATGTTagttttaataatgtatttgttttgtcattaacACTGTATTGAAAAGTAAAACCTTGATCAATATAGAatactttaaatattttatattgtagATATATcttcatattgtttttaatattctacattatttattcatcaatatTATTTAGCATTAATTATCAATAGTTAATATAACACaattttaatgttatttaatctTAATTCTTAATTTAACATCTCTCTCTGCAGACTGTGGCTCGGCTGCTGCTGAGTGACGACTCATCATGTGTCGGCTGGAGCCACAGACGGACCTGGACTGTACATATAATTTATTACAGCAGAGTCAGagcggagtgtgtgtgtgagagtgtgtgtgtgtgtgtgtgtgagtgagtgagtgtgtgtgtgtgtgagtttgtaagTGtccgtgtgagagtgtgtgtttgtgtgtccgcgtgagattgtgtttgtgtcagagtgGACcagtcactgtttgtttttattttcagtttacaGGAGTTTGATCAGTTGCTGTTATAATTGAGCTCAATCATCtttaataaaaactttatttaaaacttgGTGTCCGGTTATTTACTGCAGTTTCATCCAGTAAATGAAATAATGAGGATGTTACTTGTTTTGTGTCTGAACCCGTGACTCCAGTTGGTTGATGGTTTGATGGATCTTCTCTTGTGGTTTTAACATGAGGACTGAGCGTGTCCTGCTCAGTAACTGCTGATCACACGCTACCTTCATGTTGCATTCTGGGATATCgtgtttgttattgttggaACTCGACTTCCAGAAAACACCGGAGCAATCTGAAGGTTTTTCAATACGTTCAGTTTATTAAAAGAACATCAGGATTTCACATGTATAAAAGAGTGCATCTGAAAAAACGATTACAATGATCAACATTTACACAAAGCACCAACAGGTAGAAGATAAATACAACTTTTCTCATTTACTGCATATGAACCTAGTTCTGCATTAATGATGCCTTCTAAAGACTTAAAGAATATTCATTATTGTCTATATGGACCCAGTATATATATCTGTATACACACCAGGATAAAGGAGATATGTAGGAATATATATAAGTGTGTTATTACTTGTTATGAAACATGTGGATCAATACTGAATGAGGCTGCATCTTAGGAGTGGACGTGGCTTCTGCCTTCAAACAAAGAGCTGAAATGAAACCAGGATATTCACAGTGAGGTGTACGAAGTCTCCGTGGAGACACCGAGGACGTTAACGAGACCAAACCAATGAGATGAAATGTTTGACGGCTTCAGAATGAAAGCAAATTATTGTGATTCCAACGCACGACAAGTCAAACCTCACGTGAAGATGAACCTCGTCCTGCTGTGACATCACCATTTAGTTTGTGAGCTGCCGTGTGAAGACTTtagtttggcattttgtccaGCACC comes from Platichthys flesus chromosome 1, fPlaFle2.1, whole genome shotgun sequence and encodes:
- the gtf2a2 gene encoding transcription initiation factor IIA subunit 2, with translation MAYQLYRNTTLGNSLQESLDELIQTQQITPQLALQVLLQFDKAINTALASRVRNRVNFRGSLNTYRFCDNVWTFVLNDVEFREVTDLVKVDKVKIVACDGKSESTQNKNDK